From a single Streptomyces liliifuscus genomic region:
- a CDS encoding GatB/YqeY domain-containing protein, translating into MTTLKSKLQADLNAAIKERDELRSSTLRLTLAAIQKEEVAGTSKRELSDDEVQKVIAKEAKKRREAAEAFAQGGRAESAEREKAEGVVLAEYLPKQLSDDELQQIVTQAVEEAKAAGAEGPRAMGQVMKIVNPKVAGLAEGGRVAAVVKKLLAG; encoded by the coding sequence ATGACCACGCTCAAGTCGAAGCTGCAGGCAGACCTCAACGCCGCGATCAAGGAGCGCGACGAGCTCCGCTCCTCCACGCTCCGGCTGACCCTCGCCGCCATCCAGAAGGAGGAGGTCGCGGGTACGTCCAAGCGCGAGCTCTCCGACGACGAGGTGCAGAAGGTGATCGCCAAGGAGGCGAAGAAGCGCCGCGAGGCGGCCGAGGCCTTCGCGCAGGGCGGTCGCGCCGAGTCGGCCGAGCGCGAGAAGGCGGAGGGCGTGGTCCTCGCCGAGTACCTGCCCAAGCAGCTCTCCGACGACGAGCTCCAGCAGATCGTCACGCAGGCGGTCGAGGAGGCGAAGGCCGCCGGTGCCGAGGGCCCCCGCGCCATGGGCCAGGTCATGAAGATCGTGAACCCGAAGGTGGCGGGCCTGGCCGAGGGCGGCCGCGTCGCCGCGGTGGTCAAGAAGCTGCTCGCGGGCTGA